A genomic region of Microbacterium schleiferi contains the following coding sequences:
- a CDS encoding sugar ABC transporter ATP-binding protein, producing MSDSSAPAVRMRRIVKSFGPVEVLKEVDLDIHAGEVHALAGENGAGKSTLMKVLQGVHPITSGEIEVNGEPVKIRNPADAERVGIGMVFQEFSLVPSMTVAQNIFLNRELRSKLGLIDDRAAEREAARIFADLGVSIDPAARVETLGTAYWQLVEIAKAVAKNATVLVMDEPTASLASHEVERLFALIERLTARGIAIVYISHRMDEIRRVAQRITVLRDGRVVLSDRVADVEVAQIIEAIIGRRLASDLVYRERERGVDDRVILAAEHVASDTGLVDVDVTVRAGEIVGLAGLMGSGRTEFARVIAGIDRPSSGTIRIDGRTVSFRSALAAQRAGIALIPEDRREQGLVLEHSVSANLTLPVLDRLMAGILVSTARMRAMTQDLVERFSVKTADPYAPVNLLSGGNQQKVVVAKWINTDPKLLVMDEPTAGVDIGTKTEILDIVRDYASQGNAVLFISSELPELLAVADRVVVLRDGRTDRELTRSQINSEEQLQLIIQGEAA from the coding sequence ATGTCTGATTCGTCCGCACCCGCGGTGCGGATGCGCCGCATCGTCAAGAGCTTCGGGCCCGTCGAGGTGCTCAAGGAGGTCGATCTCGACATCCATGCGGGTGAGGTTCACGCTCTGGCCGGCGAGAACGGTGCGGGCAAGTCGACCCTCATGAAGGTGCTGCAGGGCGTGCATCCGATCACCTCCGGAGAGATCGAGGTCAACGGCGAGCCTGTGAAGATCCGCAACCCCGCGGATGCCGAGAGGGTCGGGATCGGCATGGTGTTCCAGGAGTTCAGTCTCGTGCCGTCGATGACGGTCGCGCAGAACATCTTCTTGAACCGGGAGCTGCGCTCCAAGCTGGGCCTCATCGACGACCGCGCCGCCGAGCGCGAGGCCGCGCGGATCTTCGCCGACCTGGGCGTGAGCATCGACCCGGCGGCCCGTGTCGAGACTCTCGGCACCGCGTACTGGCAGCTGGTCGAGATCGCGAAAGCAGTGGCCAAGAACGCCACCGTGCTCGTGATGGACGAGCCGACCGCAAGCCTGGCCAGCCACGAGGTGGAGCGCTTGTTCGCGCTCATCGAACGGTTGACGGCTCGTGGGATCGCGATCGTCTACATCTCGCACCGCATGGACGAGATCCGCCGCGTCGCCCAGCGCATCACGGTGCTGCGCGATGGGCGGGTGGTCCTCAGCGACCGCGTGGCCGACGTCGAGGTGGCGCAGATCATCGAGGCGATCATCGGCCGGCGTCTGGCGAGCGACCTCGTCTACCGTGAGCGCGAGCGCGGCGTCGACGATCGCGTGATCCTCGCCGCCGAGCACGTCGCCAGCGACACGGGCCTCGTGGATGTCGACGTGACGGTGCGTGCGGGCGAGATCGTAGGTCTCGCGGGCCTCATGGGCAGCGGTCGCACCGAGTTCGCCCGGGTCATCGCGGGCATCGATCGACCGTCCTCGGGCACCATCCGGATCGACGGGCGGACGGTCAGCTTCCGCAGCGCGCTTGCGGCGCAGCGGGCCGGCATCGCCCTGATCCCCGAGGATCGCCGCGAACAGGGCCTCGTGCTCGAACATTCGGTCTCGGCGAACCTCACGCTGCCGGTCCTCGACCGCCTCATGGCGGGAATCCTGGTGAGCACGGCACGGATGCGCGCCATGACGCAGGACCTCGTCGAGCGCTTCTCGGTCAAGACAGCCGACCCGTACGCTCCCGTGAACCTGCTCTCGGGCGGCAATCAACAGAAGGTCGTCGTCGCGAAGTGGATCAACACCGATCCGAAGCTGCTCGTCATGGACGAGCCGACGGCGGGCGTCGACATCGGCACCAAGACCGAGATCCTCGACATCGTGCGGGACTACGCCTCGCAGGGCAACGCCGTGCTGTTCATCTCTTCCGAGCTTCCCGAGCTGCTGGCCGTCGCCGACCGTGTCGTCGTCCTGCGCGACGGGCGCACGGATCGCGAACTCACTCGCTCGCAGATCAACAGCGAAGAACAACTCCAACTCATCATCCAAGGAGAGGCCGCATGA
- a CDS encoding Gfo/Idh/MocA family protein, with translation MQDIKIAMIGGGFMGKAHSLAYSAMPMFFWPAPARPVKHVVVDATEDLARTAADRYGWNSSSSSWEAVINDPEVDLVDIATPNNLHAEIAIAAAEAGKHVICEKPLAPTSAEALQMLEAVERAGVVSAVAFNYRRTPAVALAKKYIDEGAIGRILNFRGTYLQDWSADPDSPLSWRFQKKIAGSGAVGDIGSHVVDIARYLVGEISAVNSITSTYITERPLQTSGFDALGGASKSDGPRGAVDVDDEAISLVRFHNGAVGSIEATRNAWGRNNFITFEIHGTEGSIFFNYENRDELQVAFKSDPADRRGFRTVYTGPNTPYGEALWPIPALGIGYGETKIIEAHDVIKAIVDGSRVRPDFADGYAAALVDDAILESGQSGEWVKIPTRDGGDV, from the coding sequence ATGCAAGACATCAAGATCGCCATGATCGGCGGCGGGTTCATGGGCAAGGCCCACTCGCTCGCGTACTCAGCCATGCCCATGTTCTTCTGGCCGGCCCCGGCACGCCCCGTCAAGCACGTCGTCGTCGATGCCACCGAGGACCTGGCGCGCACCGCCGCGGACCGCTACGGCTGGAACTCGTCGTCCAGTTCGTGGGAGGCCGTGATCAACGACCCCGAGGTCGACCTCGTCGACATCGCGACCCCCAACAACCTGCACGCCGAGATCGCGATCGCCGCCGCCGAGGCGGGCAAGCACGTGATCTGCGAGAAGCCCCTCGCGCCCACTTCCGCTGAGGCGCTGCAGATGCTCGAAGCGGTTGAGCGCGCCGGTGTCGTCAGCGCCGTCGCCTTCAACTACCGTCGCACCCCGGCTGTCGCGCTGGCCAAGAAGTACATCGACGAGGGCGCGATCGGTCGCATCCTGAACTTCCGTGGCACGTACCTGCAGGACTGGAGCGCCGACCCCGACTCGCCGCTGAGCTGGCGCTTCCAGAAGAAGATCGCCGGATCGGGTGCGGTCGGCGACATCGGCAGCCACGTCGTGGACATCGCCCGGTACCTCGTCGGCGAGATCTCCGCGGTGAACTCGATCACCTCGACCTACATCACCGAGCGCCCGCTGCAGACCAGCGGTTTCGACGCCCTCGGCGGTGCGTCGAAGTCCGACGGACCCCGCGGTGCGGTGGATGTCGACGACGAGGCCATCTCACTGGTGCGCTTCCACAACGGTGCCGTGGGTTCGATCGAGGCCACGCGCAACGCGTGGGGTCGGAACAACTTCATCACCTTCGAGATCCACGGCACCGAGGGTTCGATCTTCTTCAACTACGAGAACCGTGACGAGCTGCAGGTCGCGTTCAAGAGCGACCCTGCCGACCGCCGCGGCTTCCGCACCGTCTACACGGGACCGAACACGCCCTACGGCGAGGCCCTGTGGCCCATCCCCGCGCTGGGCATCGGGTACGGCGAGACGAAGATCATCGAAGCCCACGACGTCATCAAGGCGATCGTCGACGGCAGCCGGGTGCGTCCCGACTTCGCCGACGGCTACGCCGCAGCATTGGTCGACGACGCGATCCTCGAGTCGGGCCAGTCGGGCGAATGGGTGAAGATTCCTACGCGCGACGGCGGCGATGTCTGA
- a CDS encoding substrate-binding domain-containing protein, protein MHIKKSLVAAMAVVGVLAFAGCTPAGGGDSGSDVDPAIAAEIDAALQEITGQVLSTGPNGEEPAPASEAVVTDEQAAQVAEMGLTAAIVMHYGGNDWANAQIAGLNAEFERLGIEVIATTDAGFDPAKQVSDIETVLAQNPDIIVSIPTDTVATASAYRKAAEQGVKLVFMDNVPEGFTPGVDYVSMVSADNYGNGVTSAYLLARALGGQGKIGAIYHEADFFVTQQRYDGFVDTITEQFPDIEIVEEQGIAGPDFAGDAQAATTAMLTKHADLDGIWAVWDVPAEGVMAAARENGRTDIKIATEDLGTNVAIALAENEMIVGLGAQLPYDQGVAEAGLAALSILGIEVPPYVALSSLPVDHANVLEAWELVYHSAPPASVTDAYVD, encoded by the coding sequence ATGCACATCAAGAAGTCACTCGTGGCGGCCATGGCCGTCGTGGGCGTCCTCGCCTTCGCCGGATGCACGCCGGCCGGCGGCGGGGACTCGGGCTCGGACGTCGATCCTGCGATCGCCGCAGAGATCGATGCCGCGCTGCAGGAGATCACGGGCCAGGTGCTGAGCACCGGCCCCAACGGCGAGGAGCCGGCACCGGCGTCCGAGGCTGTCGTCACCGACGAGCAGGCGGCCCAGGTCGCCGAGATGGGGCTCACCGCGGCCATTGTCATGCACTACGGCGGCAACGACTGGGCCAACGCCCAGATCGCGGGCCTGAACGCGGAGTTCGAGCGCCTCGGCATCGAGGTCATCGCCACCACGGATGCCGGGTTCGACCCGGCCAAGCAGGTGTCCGACATCGAGACCGTTCTGGCCCAGAACCCCGACATCATCGTCTCGATCCCGACCGACACGGTCGCGACCGCGAGCGCATACCGCAAGGCCGCGGAGCAGGGCGTCAAGCTCGTCTTCATGGACAACGTCCCCGAGGGCTTCACCCCCGGCGTCGACTACGTCTCGATGGTGTCGGCCGACAACTACGGCAACGGCGTGACCTCCGCCTACCTGCTGGCGCGCGCACTGGGCGGCCAGGGCAAGATCGGCGCGATCTACCACGAGGCGGACTTCTTCGTGACCCAGCAGCGCTACGACGGCTTCGTCGACACGATCACCGAGCAGTTCCCCGACATCGAGATCGTTGAGGAGCAGGGCATCGCCGGTCCCGACTTCGCCGGTGATGCGCAGGCGGCGACCACGGCGATGCTCACCAAGCACGCCGACCTCGACGGCATCTGGGCCGTCTGGGACGTCCCCGCCGAGGGTGTCATGGCTGCCGCTCGCGAAAACGGCCGCACCGACATCAAGATCGCGACCGAGGACCTCGGGACCAACGTAGCGATCGCTCTCGCCGAAAACGAGATGATCGTCGGCCTGGGCGCCCAGTTGCCCTACGACCAGGGCGTCGCTGAGGCGGGTCTGGCAGCCCTGTCGATCCTTGGCATCGAGGTGCCGCCGTACGTCGCACTGAGCTCGCTGCCGGTCGACCACGCGAACGTCCTCGAGGCGTGGGAGCTCGTGTACCACTCGGCTCCGCCGGCTTCGGTCACCGACGCATACGTCGACTGA
- a CDS encoding sugar phosphate isomerase/epimerase family protein produces the protein MKLAFEMNAWGGVVGTPGAVTDIGSGFYVTPGDVTVGLDAAAAAGFAGFELFDGNLLPFEDDMQTLRAAAADRGLTPVGVYSGGHFIYRDAHADELARFTRSIALASSLGARHFVLGGGAIRHTGRQEADYEIMASLLDEVARRAEDAGLIPSYHPHLGSIAESPDQIDALFAASSIGLCADVAHIAGGGGDAVAVIQRYADRLVNVHLKDLDAEAGGFMPLGEGDLPMSAIIRAVVDAGYDDWITVELDGYAGDASAAAKRSFEFLSSEGLVS, from the coding sequence ATGAAGCTCGCGTTCGAGATGAATGCCTGGGGCGGTGTGGTCGGCACTCCCGGCGCCGTGACCGACATCGGGTCCGGTTTCTATGTGACTCCGGGCGATGTGACGGTGGGTCTCGACGCGGCGGCTGCCGCCGGTTTCGCCGGCTTCGAACTGTTCGACGGCAACCTGCTCCCCTTCGAGGACGACATGCAGACGCTTCGCGCGGCTGCGGCCGACCGCGGGCTCACCCCCGTAGGCGTGTACTCGGGCGGGCACTTCATCTACCGCGACGCGCACGCCGACGAGTTGGCGCGGTTCACGCGTTCGATCGCGCTCGCCTCGTCGCTGGGCGCCCGGCACTTCGTGCTCGGCGGCGGCGCGATCCGTCACACCGGCCGCCAGGAGGCCGACTACGAGATCATGGCCTCGCTGCTCGACGAGGTCGCTCGCCGGGCCGAGGATGCCGGGCTCATCCCCAGCTACCACCCGCACCTGGGCAGCATCGCCGAGAGTCCCGATCAGATCGATGCGCTGTTCGCGGCGAGCTCGATCGGGCTGTGCGCCGACGTCGCGCACATCGCAGGAGGGGGCGGCGATGCCGTTGCGGTCATCCAGCGCTATGCCGACCGCCTCGTCAACGTCCACCTAAAAGACCTCGACGCCGAGGCGGGCGGCTTCATGCCCCTCGGCGAGGGCGACCTGCCGATGAGCGCGATCATCCGGGCGGTCGTGGATGCCGGGTATGACGACTGGATCACGGTCGAGCTCGACGGCTACGCCGGCGACGCGAGCGCGGCCGCGAAGCGAAGCTTCGAGTTCCTCTCCTCCGAGGGGCTCGTTTCCTGA
- a CDS encoding ROK family protein, whose product MGTVGAGDLFRILRDGSPRTRGELVDETGLARTSVVVRLAALQEIGLVSSLGNAASSGGRPASRVAFDASARTVVAVDLGATHGVVGITDLRGEVRITERRELDIAAGPQATLDWVIEAAQRLLADLDVDPSTVLGVGIGVPGPVQHSTGRPIRPPIMPGWDGFDIPAFVRERIDVPTFVDNDVNVLAIGERATSWPDVDDLLFIKVSTGIGAGVISGGSLQRGAQGSAGDIGHVQVPHYSLDERDLEAIASAPAIAQELSAASGERVPPGAVAERIRIGDPVAIAAARDAGRAIGEVAAMCVSLLNPSTVVVGGRLGVLVQEIIAGVREVVYKRSIPLATQYLNIVPARGGIDAGVRGAALMVIDELLSPEAIDRMVADLVGRSSSGQRESSKSR is encoded by the coding sequence ATGGGTACGGTCGGGGCCGGCGACCTCTTTCGGATCCTCCGCGATGGGAGCCCCCGCACCCGGGGGGAGCTCGTCGACGAGACGGGACTCGCGCGCACGAGCGTCGTTGTCCGTCTCGCGGCGCTGCAGGAGATCGGCCTGGTCTCATCGCTCGGAAACGCAGCGTCGTCAGGCGGAAGACCCGCGTCCCGCGTCGCGTTCGACGCATCGGCGCGCACGGTCGTCGCGGTCGACCTCGGCGCTACCCATGGTGTCGTCGGAATCACCGATCTTCGCGGGGAGGTGCGCATCACCGAGCGCCGCGAGCTCGATATCGCCGCTGGCCCCCAGGCCACGCTCGACTGGGTGATCGAGGCTGCCCAACGACTGCTCGCCGATCTCGATGTCGACCCGAGCACGGTACTCGGCGTCGGGATCGGGGTGCCGGGTCCGGTGCAGCACTCGACAGGCAGGCCGATCCGTCCGCCCATCATGCCGGGGTGGGATGGATTCGACATCCCGGCATTCGTTCGGGAGCGGATCGATGTGCCGACGTTCGTGGACAACGACGTGAACGTCCTCGCGATCGGTGAACGGGCGACATCCTGGCCCGACGTTGACGACCTGCTGTTCATCAAGGTGTCCACGGGCATCGGAGCGGGCGTGATCTCGGGTGGCAGTCTGCAGCGTGGAGCGCAGGGATCGGCGGGAGACATCGGTCACGTGCAGGTTCCGCACTACTCGCTGGACGAACGTGATCTTGAAGCGATCGCCAGCGCCCCCGCGATCGCGCAGGAGCTTTCAGCTGCCTCCGGCGAGAGGGTGCCGCCGGGCGCCGTCGCGGAGCGCATCCGGATCGGGGACCCCGTCGCCATCGCCGCGGCCCGAGACGCGGGGCGAGCCATCGGGGAGGTCGCGGCCATGTGTGTGAGCCTGCTCAACCCCTCGACGGTCGTCGTCGGCGGTCGCCTCGGCGTGCTCGTGCAAGAGATCATCGCCGGCGTGCGGGAAGTCGTGTACAAGCGGTCTATCCCCCTGGCCACCCAATACCTGAACATTGTGCCGGCTCGCGGCGGCATCGATGCCGGCGTCCGCGGAGCAGCGCTCATGGTCATCGACGAACTCCTCTCACCCGAAGCCATCGACCGAATGGTTGCCGACCTCGTCGGGCGTTCGTCGTCCGGGCAACGGGAGTCATCGAAGTCGCGGTAA
- a CDS encoding type II toxin-antitoxin system VapC family toxin translates to MTIALDTSALMAIVLGEADASRFARVIAENVGDLHVSAATLVEATIVADARQGPAATQDLEALISRARVTVAPFDAAQASIATAAWRRFGKGRHAASLNMGDCYSYALARSLGAALLFKGDDFAQTDIAAAI, encoded by the coding sequence ATGACGATCGCCCTCGACACGTCAGCGTTGATGGCCATCGTCCTTGGCGAAGCGGATGCGTCGCGTTTCGCCCGCGTGATCGCCGAGAACGTTGGCGACCTTCACGTGAGCGCTGCGACGCTCGTGGAAGCGACGATCGTGGCCGATGCGCGTCAGGGACCGGCGGCTACGCAGGATCTCGAGGCCCTCATCTCTCGCGCTCGCGTCACGGTCGCGCCCTTCGACGCCGCTCAAGCGTCGATCGCAACCGCAGCGTGGCGCCGATTCGGTAAGGGTCGTCACGCAGCATCACTGAACATGGGTGACTGCTACTCGTATGCGCTCGCCCGCAGCCTGGGCGCTGCACTGCTCTTCAAGGGCGACGACTTCGCGCAGACCGACATCGCCGCTGCGATCTGA
- a CDS encoding type II toxin-antitoxin system VapB family antitoxin, with protein MALNIKDPEADRLVRALADATGESITVAARRAFAERLDRVRAQATAPDVQSDLEAIISRGRDRATLDARSADEIIGYDEHGLPR; from the coding sequence ATGGCTCTCAATATCAAAGACCCCGAAGCGGATCGCCTGGTGCGGGCTCTCGCTGACGCAACGGGCGAGAGCATCACGGTTGCCGCGCGGAGGGCATTCGCCGAGCGCCTCGACCGTGTCAGGGCACAGGCCACGGCGCCCGATGTGCAGAGTGACCTCGAGGCGATCATCTCCCGAGGGCGCGATCGGGCGACCCTGGATGCGCGGTCGGCCGACGAGATCATCGGCTACGACGAGCACGGCCTGCCCCGATGA
- a CDS encoding CopG family transcriptional regulator: MKTERLQVLIDTEQRERLERVAARRGVSVASLVRRAIDVAYPSGLEQKAAIAAGILAAAPMDVPDPDDLRAELDLIRGRA, translated from the coding sequence ATGAAGACCGAGCGGCTCCAGGTGCTGATCGACACCGAGCAGCGTGAACGGCTTGAGCGGGTCGCCGCTCGCCGTGGCGTGTCGGTTGCCTCCCTCGTACGTCGAGCGATCGATGTCGCTTACCCCTCGGGCCTCGAACAGAAGGCCGCGATTGCTGCCGGCATCCTTGCTGCCGCGCCCATGGACGTTCCTGATCCCGACGATCTGCGCGCCGAACTCGACCTCATCCGGGGCCGCGCGTGA
- a CDS encoding type II toxin-antitoxin system VapC family toxin, which produces MILLDTTVLVYAVGSEHALREPCRALISAIGDGRIAATTTVEVLQEFTHVRARRRGRDDAAVLTSQFAALLSPLVTVDAVDLAAGLDLYRAHDALRATDAVLASVAMRRDGMEGLVSADGAFASVRGLTHHDPASAGFLAALGIG; this is translated from the coding sequence GTGATCCTGCTCGACACGACGGTGCTCGTCTACGCGGTCGGGTCCGAGCATGCACTGCGCGAGCCATGCCGGGCACTGATCTCGGCGATTGGTGACGGGCGGATTGCGGCGACCACCACCGTCGAGGTGCTGCAGGAGTTCACCCACGTCCGCGCGCGGCGGCGCGGGCGAGACGACGCCGCGGTGCTTACCTCCCAGTTCGCGGCGCTGCTGTCTCCGCTCGTCACGGTCGACGCCGTCGACCTTGCGGCCGGGCTAGACCTTTACCGTGCGCACGATGCGCTCCGGGCGACCGACGCCGTACTCGCGTCGGTCGCGATGCGTCGTGACGGCATGGAGGGGCTGGTGTCTGCCGATGGCGCGTTCGCCAGTGTCCGCGGGCTCACGCACCACGACCCGGCATCGGCTGGGTTCCTCGCCGCGCTCGGCATCGGCTGA
- a CDS encoding type II toxin-antitoxin system Phd/YefM family antitoxin, translating to MSAITATEARKSLFGLIQQVNDDHTTVEVVSRRGNAVIMSKDDYDALTETAYLLRNPANAERLLEAVERARRGEFEQHDLVDP from the coding sequence GTGTCCGCCATCACCGCGACCGAAGCGCGAAAGAGCCTGTTCGGACTCATCCAGCAGGTCAACGATGATCACACGACGGTGGAGGTCGTCTCCCGCCGGGGCAACGCCGTGATCATGTCCAAGGACGATTACGACGCTCTCACTGAAACCGCGTATCTTCTTCGAAATCCCGCTAACGCCGAGCGGCTGCTCGAGGCGGTCGAGCGCGCGCGTCGCGGCGAATTCGAGCAGCACGACCTCGTCGATCCGTGA
- a CDS encoding Txe/YoeB family addiction module toxin, with product MTRALVFDPNGWEDYLYWQTQDRKTLKRINTLIAAVLRDPFDGVGKPEQLRHVLSGSWSRRIDEKNRLVYYVTDDHIVILQARDHY from the coding sequence GTGACACGCGCGCTTGTCTTCGACCCGAACGGGTGGGAAGACTACTTGTACTGGCAGACGCAGGATCGCAAGACGCTGAAGCGGATCAACACGCTCATCGCCGCAGTCCTTCGCGATCCGTTCGACGGCGTCGGCAAACCCGAGCAGCTCCGCCACGTGCTGTCGGGCTCCTGGTCTCGGCGGATCGACGAGAAGAATCGACTTGTCTATTACGTCACCGACGACCACATCGTGATCCTCCAAGCACGAGACCATTACTGA
- a CDS encoding plasmid pRiA4b ORF-3 family protein produces MNDEEVRRRFAEIAGGMTIADLRGVMEQIRRARVADYLERGRPELRHPPRPDTVCFRVRADLVGAKPPVWRRLDLRSSMTLDVLHEVLQAAFGWTDSHLHRFSIGGDGWDRNAQLFLCPYDVDEGEDEGVPASEVRLDEVVAESGDTLHYLYDYGDNWQVVLRVEDVRGMGEPVPLAVCVDGRRAAPPEDSRGLGGAELLEIQGDPAWFDPSEVNEALADLRFALREAGVAASVISVIDRLRYLPGGDRVEEVARTLVDPPTDIADGEVDAALQAWTWFLRRAGGEGIELTAAGYLRPADVVEASVVVPAMGAWIGAHNREAQSGPLLHFREALVRDGFLRKSRGRLLVTRQGRAGVREAQKIWDALITRFGGVVDGTHAMRGRHGALSADYSRDATICLLLMVAGGGRFNARVLEGRREVGRERTLRLDDVAAWLTALGWRRGDGPVEASELYEEGVRTVLENLWDGPRERADRGEMSDVARQFAREVLRRGSASLV; encoded by the coding sequence ATGAATGACGAGGAAGTGCGGCGCCGCTTCGCCGAGATCGCCGGCGGGATGACGATCGCCGACCTTCGAGGCGTCATGGAGCAGATCAGGCGTGCCCGTGTCGCCGACTACCTAGAGCGAGGTCGGCCAGAGCTGCGGCATCCGCCGCGCCCCGACACCGTGTGCTTCCGCGTGCGTGCCGACCTCGTTGGGGCGAAACCGCCGGTCTGGCGGCGCCTCGACCTGCGATCGTCGATGACCCTCGACGTCCTGCACGAGGTGCTGCAGGCCGCGTTCGGGTGGACCGATTCGCATCTTCATCGCTTCTCGATTGGGGGCGACGGGTGGGATCGCAACGCGCAGCTGTTCCTGTGCCCCTACGACGTCGACGAAGGCGAAGACGAGGGCGTTCCCGCGTCGGAGGTGCGGCTCGATGAGGTCGTCGCCGAATCCGGTGACACCCTGCACTACCTCTACGACTACGGCGACAACTGGCAGGTCGTGCTGCGGGTCGAGGATGTGCGTGGCATGGGCGAACCCGTGCCGCTGGCGGTGTGCGTCGACGGACGCCGGGCAGCCCCGCCCGAAGACAGCCGCGGCCTCGGAGGCGCAGAGCTGCTCGAGATCCAGGGTGATCCCGCCTGGTTCGACCCCAGCGAGGTCAACGAGGCGCTGGCGGATCTGCGGTTTGCGCTGCGGGAGGCGGGAGTCGCGGCATCCGTGATCTCTGTCATCGACCGGCTGCGGTACCTGCCCGGCGGTGATCGCGTCGAAGAAGTCGCGCGGACACTCGTCGATCCGCCGACCGATATCGCGGACGGGGAGGTGGATGCCGCGCTGCAGGCCTGGACGTGGTTCCTGCGTCGGGCGGGAGGCGAGGGGATCGAGCTGACTGCCGCCGGCTATCTGCGCCCGGCCGACGTCGTCGAGGCCAGCGTCGTCGTGCCAGCGATGGGGGCGTGGATCGGCGCACACAACCGCGAGGCGCAGAGCGGGCCGCTGCTGCACTTTCGTGAGGCGCTCGTGCGCGACGGGTTCTTGCGCAAGTCCAGAGGAAGACTTCTCGTGACGCGCCAAGGCCGCGCCGGGGTGCGGGAGGCGCAGAAGATCTGGGATGCCTTGATCACCCGATTCGGGGGAGTTGTTGACGGGACACACGCCATGCGCGGGCGCCACGGCGCGCTCAGTGCGGATTACAGCCGCGATGCGACGATCTGCCTCTTGCTCATGGTCGCGGGCGGAGGGCGCTTCAATGCCCGGGTGCTCGAGGGTCGCCGTGAGGTCGGGAGAGAGCGGACACTCCGCCTGGACGATGTCGCGGCGTGGCTCACGGCGCTCGGATGGCGTCGCGGCGATGGGCCGGTCGAGGCATCCGAGCTGTACGAAGAGGGTGTGCGAACCGTGCTCGAGAACCTCTGGGACGGGCCCCGGGAACGCGCCGATCGCGGCGAGATGAGCGACGTCGCGCGGCAGTTCGCGCGTGAGGTGCTCAGGCGTGGTTCGGCATCGTTGGTCTAG